One region of Eleutherodactylus coqui strain aEleCoq1 chromosome 5, aEleCoq1.hap1, whole genome shotgun sequence genomic DNA includes:
- the LOC136627102 gene encoding protein DVR-1-like, with the protein MWWVTLGGFLVLLVPADTDTKLWHMEEFSIKLIHPANPVPVSPPPVPSVLWKIYNQRMGSKAPKKNQELCFMKELNVPGNIIRVFPDQGEFAPWSPEQPSNLCLQKIISFNLQVMEKEEQLTMGQLELRFNQNSYYGGTFDLQLYMLRILSPQDIRRKMSSKKLLAAQTFRLLHKTLYFNLTNVCRIWRDRTKNLGLLLEIFTRREDTLAECRGIQTFLSSSLMTVTLNPLQCKKPRPRRSHGTLPLMASNICKKKRLYIDFKVIGWQNWVIAPRGYLANYCHGECPYPLTLILRGSNHAVLQTLAHLFSPEDVPQPCCVPVKMAPISMLFYDNNDNVVLRHFDNMAIDECGCR; encoded by the exons ATGTGGTGGGTCACACTCGGGGGATTCCTGGTGCTGCTTGTCCCGGCGGACACAGATACTAAGTTATGGCACATGGAAGAATTCTCAATAAAGCTCATTCACCCAGCTAACCCAGTTCCTGTGTCCCCCCCTCCTGTACCCTCTGTATTATGGAAGATCTACAACCAGAGGATGGGGAGCAAAGCCCCCAAGAAGAACCAAGAACTGTGCTTCATGAAAGAGCTCAATGTCCCAGGGAATATCATCCGAGTCTTTCCGGACCAGG GTGAATTTGCTCCTTGGTCTCCAGAACAACCTTCAAACCTTTGTCTGCAAAAGATAATCTCCTTTAATCTACAAGtaatggaaaaagaggagcagTTGACCATGGGGCAGTTGGAGCTAAGGTTTAACCAAAATTCCTATTATGGAGGAACATTTGATTTGCAGCTATACATGCTTCGAATACTGTCCCCGCAGGACATTCGTAGGAAGATGTCAAGCAAAAAACTCCTGGCTGCACAAACTTTTCGGCTGCTTCACAAGACTTTATACTTTAACCTGACAAATGTTTGCCGGATTTGGAGAGACCGTACTAAGAACCTGGGACTGCTGCTGGAGATCTTCACTAGAAGAGAAGACACATTGGCTGAGTGTCGGGGAATACAAACCTTTCTCTCTAGCTCTTTGATGACGGTGACCCTTAATCCACTACAATGTAAGAAGCCACGACCTAGGAGAAGTCATGGCACGCTTCCTCTTATGGCCAGCAATATCTGCAAAAAGAAGCGCCTCTATATTGATTTTAAAGTCATAGGGTGGCAGAACTGGGTGATAGCGCCTCGTGGATACTTGGCCAATTATTGTCACGGAGAATGCCCTTATCCTCTAACCCTGATCCTAAGGGGTTCCAACCATGCGGTCTTACAAACTCTAGCTCATTTATTTTCACCTGAGGATGTCCCACAACCCTGCTGTGTGCCAGTAAAGATGGCGCCTATTTCCATGCTGTTCTACGATAATAATGACAATGTGGTCCTGAGACATTTTGATAACATGGCTATAGATGAATGTGGCTGCAGGTGA